From Diaminobutyricibacter sp. McL0608, one genomic window encodes:
- a CDS encoding pseudouridine-5'-phosphate glycosidase, whose amino-acid sequence MDILNVSEEVATAAAEGRPVVALESTIFTHGLVRPRNLEVALEAEKLLRSQGVTPATIGLVKGVPTVGLSTAEIEALSLADDAVKVSVRDIPTAVAKKLNAGTTVAGTAHLARLAGVEVFSTGGLGGVHQGAQHSFDESADPTTLAGLDMVVVSAGVKSILDIPLTLERFETLNLAIVGYRTTDYPGFYLSDSGYDIDYSVESPEEIAAIVRARNALDIKSTLLVANPVSEEQQLDPVVAERVIADAWKAAGERGTLGHDATPFLLDYIQKATNGRSVDVNLAIYYGNVALGGQIATALSRQG is encoded by the coding sequence ATGGATATTTTGAATGTTTCGGAAGAGGTTGCGACTGCAGCCGCGGAAGGGCGCCCCGTCGTCGCGCTCGAGTCGACCATCTTCACTCATGGTCTCGTTCGCCCGCGGAACCTGGAAGTTGCTCTCGAGGCCGAGAAGCTGCTTCGGAGCCAGGGTGTGACGCCGGCAACGATCGGTCTCGTGAAGGGTGTTCCGACCGTCGGCTTGTCCACCGCCGAGATCGAAGCCCTTTCGCTTGCCGACGACGCGGTGAAGGTTAGTGTTCGTGACATCCCCACGGCCGTAGCCAAGAAGCTGAACGCCGGCACCACGGTTGCCGGCACAGCCCACCTGGCTCGCCTTGCCGGAGTCGAGGTCTTCTCCACTGGCGGGCTCGGAGGCGTTCACCAAGGTGCGCAGCACAGCTTCGACGAGTCTGCAGACCCCACCACACTTGCGGGCCTCGACATGGTTGTGGTGAGCGCAGGTGTGAAATCGATCCTCGACATCCCGCTCACATTGGAGCGCTTCGAGACGCTCAATCTCGCAATCGTCGGCTACCGCACCACCGACTATCCGGGCTTCTACCTCTCCGACTCCGGCTACGACATCGACTATTCGGTGGAGTCGCCGGAGGAGATCGCGGCTATCGTCCGCGCTCGCAACGCACTCGACATCAAGTCGACCCTTCTCGTTGCCAACCCCGTGTCGGAGGAGCAGCAGCTCGACCCCGTCGTTGCCGAGAGAGTGATCGCTGATGCCTGGAAGGCCGCGGGGGAACGAGGCACCCTCGGCCATGACGCGACGCCGTTCCTTCTCGACTACATTCAGAAGGCCACCAACGGCCGCAGCGTCGATGTGAACCTCGCGATCTACTACGGCAACGTCGCGCTGGGCGGGCAGATTGCGACAGCCCTGTCGCGACAGGGGTAG
- a CDS encoding carbohydrate kinase family protein, with protein MLVVVGDLVEDIVVWRTGSLQEDTDNPAVITRAGGGSGANTAAAVAKDAPVRFIGRVGEDAIGVHLADALSGEGVDVRVQRSGRTGAIVILVDENGERTMFPDRGASVELSSIDESWFEGMTWLHFTFYGFESASSEQALLEASRLAHRCGVPISVDLSSVAVIHSLGRVKVLSLLDEVCPSVIFANRQEAQSVALRELAESLDVVCVIKQGVDPVLVLDSGKAELIPTVPVPNVKDTTGAGDAFSAGYLRAAVANLSAVDCALAGVKAAAEVLSHPGGRVLKNIEKIA; from the coding sequence GTGTTGGTTGTGGTTGGTGACCTCGTCGAAGACATCGTTGTCTGGCGAACGGGATCTCTTCAGGAGGATACGGATAATCCCGCGGTGATAACGCGCGCCGGAGGTGGCAGCGGCGCTAACACGGCGGCAGCTGTCGCGAAAGACGCACCAGTCCGCTTCATCGGTCGTGTGGGAGAGGACGCGATCGGAGTTCACCTCGCCGATGCTCTTTCTGGCGAAGGCGTAGACGTCAGGGTTCAGCGGAGCGGGCGAACCGGCGCGATCGTGATCCTTGTTGATGAGAACGGCGAAAGGACGATGTTTCCCGATCGTGGGGCGAGCGTCGAGTTGTCGAGCATCGACGAATCCTGGTTCGAAGGTATGACCTGGCTGCACTTTACGTTCTATGGCTTCGAATCCGCATCGTCGGAGCAAGCGCTGCTTGAGGCTAGCAGGCTTGCACATCGGTGTGGGGTGCCAATCAGTGTTGACCTGTCGTCCGTTGCGGTCATTCACTCCCTGGGTCGAGTCAAAGTGTTGTCACTGCTTGACGAGGTTTGTCCATCCGTGATCTTCGCCAATCGCCAAGAGGCGCAGTCGGTTGCACTCCGTGAGCTGGCCGAATCGCTGGATGTGGTCTGCGTGATCAAGCAGGGGGTCGATCCAGTCTTGGTTCTTGACTCCGGGAAGGCCGAGCTGATCCCGACGGTGCCGGTCCCGAACGTAAAGGACACCACCGGCGCCGGTGACGCGTTCTCCGCAGGATACCTCCGAGCGGCGGTCGCCAACTTGTCGGCGGTGGATTGTGCTTTGGCCGGGGTGAAGGCCGCGGCAGAGGTGCTATCCCACCCAGGTGGTCGGGTGCTCAAAAACATCGAAAAGATTGCGTAG
- a CDS encoding LysR family transcriptional regulator encodes MKITRRQAEYFSVAAELLHFGKAAESLYVSQAVVSQEIRRLEEGLGFRLFDRSTRRVALTRAGDDLLPFVKRFLEAGKALDAIANRLGADAETPVRLGASPSAMDHFVPALLRAVEELSGITVEEFPVDTGQLSTAIEAGKCDLGIGRFPKVGDGYQVSTLYDEPMVVALSTRHPLAQQARIDLSQLSDLPLLVWPREQDPAYYDALLDLCRERGLDPLVMTGRALVLGPRSYLIAENRVFALLPIATTLRLEEGLVARPLTVPATLPMSMVTHKDEPRAAVLKVAAAARKLASMQQFTS; translated from the coding sequence ATGAAAATAACCCGCAGGCAGGCCGAGTACTTTTCCGTTGCTGCCGAACTTCTTCACTTCGGAAAGGCCGCCGAGAGTCTCTACGTTTCCCAAGCAGTCGTGAGCCAAGAAATCCGCAGACTTGAAGAAGGGCTGGGATTTCGACTCTTCGATCGCAGCACCCGTCGGGTAGCCCTCACCCGTGCCGGCGACGACCTGCTCCCCTTCGTCAAGCGGTTCCTCGAGGCCGGGAAAGCGCTCGACGCCATTGCCAACAGACTTGGAGCCGACGCAGAAACACCCGTTCGCCTCGGCGCCAGCCCCAGCGCGATGGACCACTTCGTCCCCGCGCTCTTGCGTGCAGTAGAAGAGCTCTCGGGCATCACCGTCGAAGAATTCCCCGTCGATACAGGCCAGTTGTCAACCGCGATCGAGGCCGGCAAATGTGACCTGGGAATCGGTCGCTTTCCCAAGGTCGGCGACGGATACCAGGTTTCGACTCTGTACGACGAGCCGATGGTTGTGGCACTGAGCACACGCCACCCCCTTGCGCAGCAGGCCAGGATCGACCTTTCCCAACTTTCGGATCTCCCACTTCTCGTCTGGCCGCGCGAACAGGATCCGGCCTATTACGATGCCCTACTTGACCTGTGTCGCGAGCGAGGTCTCGATCCTTTGGTGATGACAGGCCGAGCCTTGGTACTGGGCCCCCGTAGTTATCTCATTGCCGAGAATCGGGTCTTCGCCCTTCTCCCGATTGCAACAACGCTGCGACTGGAAGAAGGGCTCGTGGCTCGCCCGCTAACGGTACCGGCCACGCTTCCGATGTCGATGGTCACCCACAAGGACGAGCCGCGTGCGGCCGTGCTCAAGGTGGCCGCGGCCGCACGAAAGCTGGCCAGCATGCAGCAATTCACGTCCTAA